From the genome of Stanieria cyanosphaera PCC 7437:
ATTAGGTTTAACAGTATGGCTATTGCTTTTTATCTTGATGTTCGATTGAGTCATCCTCTCAATTACTCTTTAGACTAAGATTGACTTTGCCAGCGTTTCGTTCGGGCGCTCGGCTTTTGTTCTGCTTCATAAGTAGCAATAACTTGACGTAGCTATTAACTCGAACCTATAAATCTCTGTTCTTAATGTGACAAATTTGCTTGTTGCTTTCTATGAGCTAGCTCATAAAGAGTCAAATATGTTGCAGGTTTACCAACTAATCACCGCACAAACTACGGGTTGATCGTCATTTGAAGCCCTGTATGTATTAGTAGAAAATTGATGAAATTCTTGTAGCAGGCTATCAGGTAAACTTCTCACCATCCCTACCATGACTTCTACCAAGTCATTCACAGAAAATCGTTGAGGTACTCGCTGAATTACTTCTTCAGAGCGAATACAATCTAAGAAACCGCGTATTAAAACTGGGGAGCGATCGGCAAGAACAGTATAGATTAGGGCTTGATTGTCGGCTAGAGACATTTGCTGAAATTTATCTAAATTCCCCCAGCCTAAATACCGACACTCAAGGCTATTATTAGTAGTCATTGGTTTAATTTTAACTCCAGTCTGGTTTAACGCTCTGACGCTGATTCAAGTATTGGTCGATAGACATCGCCGCAATACATCCGTCCGCTGCTGCTACCACCGCTTGCTTGTAAGGCGTATTACGGATATCGCCGATCGCCCAAATTCCAGGAATGGTAGTCTGCATCATCTCATCAACCTTTACCCCACCATCAGACTTAAGCTCCACTTGACCTTCGAGGAAGTCAATAATTGGTTTGGCTCCCTGCAAATAAACAAAAACACCCTCCACTGGCAGAATTTGGTTTGTATTTTGACCACGCTGGATCACCTCAACAGAGGTAACGCCACTTTCGTTGCCCAGAATCGCCTCCAAACGAGCCTTACTCCAAAGCTTGACTGAAGAACAATTCAAAAGTTCTTGGCAGCGACCGTTCATCTTTGTTGGGTCTTTAGAAGCTACCCAGTGAACCGTCGAAGCGAACTGGGTCAGCACTTGTGCTTCGTCAATCGCTTCTTCGCTCGTGCCGACAACCACCACGTCCCGATTACGCATAAACGCTCCATCGCAGGTCGCGCAGTAGCTCACTCCCCGTCCGAGGTATTCCTGCTCGCCAGGAATAGAGGCAATGCGACCCATTGCCCCAGAAGCTAGAACCAGGACTTTACCGATAAAAGTGCCCTCTGGAGTATAAACTTTTTTCTGGGTGCCTCCCAGATCGAGACTAAAAACCTGAGCCTGCTTGTAATCTGCTCCAAACTCTACAGCCTGCTCGCGCATCCAACGAAGCAGTTCATTTCCAGAAACCACTCCTCGCACGCCTGGATAGTTGGCAATCTTATGGGTAATCGCAAGCGCTCCTGCCGCTGGATTTTTGTCAAGGAGTACCGTTTTCAAACCATAGCGGGCAGTGTATAGCGCGCAGGTACAGCCTGCAGGACCGCCACCGATAATGACAACATCGTAATTAAAGTTTTTCATATTTTTATCTTTTGTCACCGATGTACTACAAAGCTCTGCACTCTAGCTAGGTAGAACTAGAAAAGTTAAATTGAAGCCAATAAACGTCAACAGGAAGTGAATTCTGCCCCAGGTTTCGTTGAAAATTCGCCCCGTCATCTAGCGAAAGTAAGCTCGCCAATTAAGGCTACCCGTTTCGACAGCACTGGCAAATTGATTGACACTTTCTTGAAACGGTGCTTGGGACATGAGCCCATCTCGCAACGGAGGCGAGTACCAAAGAGAAGTTTCTCCTAACGGCGTTGCTGGCTGGATTAGGGTATGATTCTATGATTTTCATAACGCCAGCAAATTAATTAAAAAGCTAAGAGCTAAAAGCTACGAACAAATTACTTTTCGGTTTCATACTTCAAATCAGCAACGCCCTCCTAATGCTATGCCAAAGAGGCATCTAGTTCAATTTCTACTCCTTGACGCAGTGCATTAGAGATAACGCAGACTGCCTCAGCTTCCCGCGCCATCTGCTGGAAGTTGTCTGCATCGACATCACGAATCTGTCCTTGGGTTTCGAGACGAATTTTGGTAATTTTGAAACCGCCTCCTGCTTGAGGTTCTAGTGTGCAGACTGCTCGCGTATGGATGTTGGTTGGCTGATAACCTTTATTACTTAACGTCAGAGCAAACGCCATGCTATAACAGGCGGCATGGGAAGCTGCCAGTAACTCTTCTGGATTGGTGCCTGGAGAGCCTTCAAAGCGAGTGGTAAAACTGTAAGGAGTTTCCTGCAAAACCCCACTAATAGTATTGATTCGTCCGTCACCACTTTTAAAGTTTCCATTCCAGACGGCGGTAGCTGTCCGCTTTATAGTTGCCATAATTTCATGTCCTCCATATTGTTGACATTGGAACCAGTTCTGCTATTGAGAGAAAAAACAGCATGAGCTGCTTGCTGAATTACTGTTGCTCTCCTGTTATTTTTATTTTGAAAAGAATTCTTATCGATTTCTATGAGCTAGCTCAAGGAATGACATCGAGCTTGATTAACTCTCTTTTGTCACTTTCCGAGATAGATCCTTACAGCGAGAGGATTTTAGTTATTTTCTAATTTGAGTTTTTCTGATTAGAAAAAAATCAAGTAATCCTTTTCTCTATAAAGACTCCAGAATTTATAAATAACAAAAGTTTTCGGAGTCTGACAGAAGAGAGTTAACTTGAGGCTAAAAAAACAATTTGAGGAATTTGTGAAAAACCGTAATTTATTTAAGAGAACTTGGTTTTGAAGAGATAGATTAAATAATTTTCCTCTAATTATGAGCTAGCTCAAGGAATTAATTAAGAAAATTTGGCAAGATCAAAGTGGAATGGAGTTAAAGCTTACTCTATCTAAAATGCAAACCTAAAGCTTAAGGGGGTAAATACAATGGCACCTAAACTAGAAACCCTCGCCAAAATTTATTTAAATGGGAAACCAGCCGAAATTTCTGACGAAACTCGGCAAGAACTTTGTGATTGGCTTATGGGCGAATTTCAACAACTTCCGATTAATATCGTTCCTTCTGACTTTGAACGTTATGAAACTGCCCAAGAAATGTTGAACGACCTGGCTCACGATCGCTTATATGTTTCGGATCGTAGCTACAACACAGAAGTCTATCCCAATCCTTTCTGTGGATTCGCTTTTCAAGCCATTCACGATTACGACCACTACAAAAACAACTCCGACTTTAGTTTAAGCGGAGAAATTGCCTCTTATCGAGCTACTGCTAATCGCGCTCCCAGTTTAGAGATTCAAAAAATTCTTTACTCGCAAATCGTTTTGAAAGCTGCTGCTTGGCTCTATCTCGGTCATGAACCAGAATCCAAAATTGTGTTTGCGTAGGATGCTGCTAAGTAAAAAATATATCTGCAAGTTGATTTACAATCATTTTACTACCGAGCATTCAATCATTAGGAAAAATCTTTTTTGTTCCTCATAAGTTCCTCAAAGTTTTTGTTTAGTCTTTATAGTATCGTTCATCTTTTTTGCAAGTATAAGAAAAGACAGAAGTAAGAAACTATTTCAACATCCTGAAAGAACGCACCGATAACAATATTTTAGGAGGTGATAACACGTGGAAGGAAGTCTTCCTATAGAAAGTCCGTCCATGTCACGGAGACAGTTACTTAACTTTCTCACTGGTGCAGTCGTTGCTGCTACTGCTGGTGCAGCTCTTTACCCTGTAGGTAAATATTTTATTCCACCCTCAGAAGTCGGCGAAGACGGTTCGATTATTGCTAAAGATATTAACGGCAATATTATTCCTGCTGGGCAAATTTTAGCAGAACCACCAGGGACTCGCGCTTTAGTCGCGGGACTAGCTGGCGAACCGACCTATCTCACTGTTAGAGAAGATGGTACGCTGCATCCCTGGGGAATAGTCGATAACTGCACCCATTTAGGCTGTACTTTCCCCTGGAATCCCAACGACGAGCAATTTCAATGCCCCTGTCATGGTTCTCGTTACGATCCTGAAGGGAGGGTAGTCAGAGGTCCTGCACCGCTACCTTGGCAGCTTACTCGCGTAAATGTGGAAGGAGACTATATTCGCATTTCTCCCTGGACAGAAACCGACCCCCGTACGGGAGAAAAACCCTGGTGGGTTTAAAGATTTCATTTCCCTCCGTCGAAACTCGAATTAATAAGTAAGCGGAGGAACGAATAAAGCTGCAATTTATATTCTAAAGCAGCTTAAGCATTGTTGACACTAATTTAACTAGGAGTCTGTTATGACTACTACAATTCAACGTCGTCCCGAATTTGATTTTTCACCAATTTGGGAAAGGTTTTCTCGCTGGATTACCAGCACAGACAATCGTATCTATCTTGGCTGGTTTAGCTTGCTGATGATTCCCACCCTGCTGGTTGCGACTATCGTTTTTGCGATCGCCTTTGTAGCTGCTCCCCCTGTAGATATTGATGGTATTCGCGAGCCAGTAATCGGTTCGCTCTTAGGAGGTAACAATATTGCTACAGCAGCAGTTGTTCCTACTTCGGCTGCCATTGGCTTACATTTTTACCCCTTGTGGTCGGCTAGTTCTGTAGCAGAATGGCTCTACAATGGCGGTCCTTACCAACTAATTATCTTGCACTTTTTAATCGGTATTTGGGCTTATTTAGGTAGACTGTGGGAGTTGAGCTACCGTTTGGGAATACGTCCCTGGATAGCTGTCGCTTTCTCCGCTCCAGCAGCAGCAGCAACCGCTATATTTTTGGTTTATCCTATCGGTCAGGGTAGTTTTTCATCAGGAATGCCCCTCGGTATTACTGGTACTTTTAACTTTATGCTGGCACTACAAGCCGACCATAACGTCTTAATGCACCCATTCCATATGCTTGGTGTAGCTGGGGTTTTCGGTGGCGCACTCTTAAGTGTGATGCACGGTTCTCTAGTAACTTCCAGTTTGATTCGAGAAACCACGGAAGCTGAATCTGCCAATAAAGGCTACCAATTTGGTCAAGAACAAGCAACTTATAACCTATTAGCTGGTCATGTGGGCTACTTGGGTAGATTGCTCATTCCCTCACTATCTTTCCGTAATAGTCGCTCGGTACATTTCCTCTTAGCAGCTTTACCTACTATTGGTATTTGGTTTGCTGCGGTAGGAATCGGCACTATAGCTTTCAACCTCAATGGATTTAATTTTAACCAGTCTATTCTTGACAGTAGTGGTAGAGTCATCCCAACTGATGCCGATCTGCTTAACCGAGCCAATTTGGGAATTCAAGCGATGCACGCTCCCAATACCCATAATTTTCCTAAGTTGCTATAGCTAGCTATTTAAAATGCAGCATTGTTCATAGAGCGATCGCTATTTACCTAAAAGCGATCGCTCAACCTAAAATACAATTTTCAATAATCAATTTTATTGCCATGAAAATTGCAGTTGCCAGTCAAAATCGAATCAACATAACGAGTCATACAGGGAAATGTAGAAACTTCTGGATTTACGAAGTAAACTCTCAAGAAATTCTTAATAAAAAACTTTTGCAGTTGTCCAAAGAGGAATCTTTTCTAAATAGTTTTCCTCATATCCCCCAGGCTTTAAATAATATCCAAGTTTTGATTTCAGGGGGAATAGGATGCGGATTGATGAACCGTTTAGAGGAACAGGGAATTGAAGGCATCGTGACTTCAGAAAGAGAACCCGATTTAGCTGTTATTACTTACCTCGAAAGTTCTCTAGTTAGAAAACTATCCCAACCTCGCAATCGCCAACGCAGATATAACCGTAGGAGAGATCGCAGTCAACATCTTCACGGACATGCCTATCACTTACCAACCATAAACTTAGGCAAGACTGTTTAATTTAAAAGAGGTTTCAAATGACATTTATTACACATTCTCAACCACAAGTTATCGATCTTTCACTCCAAAGGGGTTTCCTACCTGTAAGGGAAAATAAAAATAAGCTCATAACTTGCTCAAATCAAGTCAATATTATTGGTCTAATTACTGGCATTTGCTCGAACTTGCCATAATCAAAAATTCTCATAAATCAATTAATAGAGGAGAACACAATGAACTTTGAAATTCCTGAAACCATCAAAACTTGGTCGCAATTTTTCCATCCCCTTGTGATGTGGATTCTGTTTTTTACTGCTATTTATGCACTATATCTCGGTTGGCAGGTTCGCCGTACTCGCAATGCTCCCAAAGAACTCCGCAAAGAGTTGGTTAAGCAAAATTTTAGCAACAGACATCATCGAGTTGGTTCAATTTTATTGGCTTTTATGGTGATAGGGGCTTTAGGCGGAATGGCAGTAACTTATATCAACAACGGCAAATTAATAGTTGGACCTCACTTATTTGTGGGTTTGGGCATGGTAGGACTTATTGCTACTTCTGCTTCTCTAGTCCCATATATGCAAAAAGGAAATGAGGTTGCTCGTTATAGTCATATCTCCCTCAACGCGATACTTTTAGCATTATTTAGCTGGCAAGCGATTACTGGGGTACAGATTGTACAAAAGATAATCAGTAATTTGTGATTTTTTTTAGCTTGAAAAACAACATGAATCTATCACCTATTCAAAAACGTTTGTTTGCTTGGGGCATGGCAAAAGCTAACGCTGCCGATGATTACGAGATTAAGCTAATCAATTGCCCTGAGTATAAAAGCTTAGGAGAACTTAAACAAGCACTCTTAGGAAATTTACAGCATAAGGTCTTGGAAATTGGTCCTGGTGCGGGAGCTAATCTGCCTTATTATCCCAATAATATTCACTGGATTGGTGTCGAACCTAATGTATATATGTATCCTTACTTAAAACGAGAAGCACAACAACAAGGACTTTTAAACATCGAACTGCATCAAGGAACAGCAGAAGACTTACCAGTGGAGGATGAAAGCATTGATACGGTTGTCAGTACCCACGTTCTCTGTTCCGTTAACCAAGTTTACCGTAGCCTTCAAGAAATTAAACGCATTCTCAAACCAGGAGGCGATTTTATTTTCATCGAACACATTGCAGGAGAATGTGGCACTTGGACGCGGAGAATTCAAGATGGTATTGAACCAGTTTGGAAAACTCTGTTTGATAACTGTCATCCTAACCGCAAAACGGGAGAAATTCTTCAACAAATTGGACTAGAAACTGTCAATTACTATGAGTTTCAACTGGCTTTTCCCATTGTCAGTCCTCATATTGCAGGGATAGTTAGGAAAAAAATCAATAACCGAAGTTTTTAAAGCAAGACTTAATCGAGATAACTTGCCTATATATATGATGTACCAAAGACAAACGGTAATCTAAAAATATAATCTTTTATATTTCCTCTATGATTTTGTCGATTCAAAGCGAGTTAAATATTTACTAAACCATCTTGCAACTACCTGTTGAAGCTCAATTAAATCTTGGTGCATCTGAGGATTGTTTTCGGCAGTTTCAAAGTCCAAATGATGCTTTAGATGTTCAAATGTTTTTAAAGATAGACGCTCTGGCTGTTTGGCTCGTTTATACTGAGTTTTTAAAGCAGTATGTAGTGTTTCTACTTCTTCCAAAGTCAAGATTTCATCTTGGACACCATGAGCTAACAAAATTGCAGGGATGGGTTTGCGCTGGATAACTTCGGCAGCACGTTCGACAAAATTTAGGCGTTGTTGTGCCAAGCGCGATGCTTCAGTCCAATTATATTGTTTATGTCGCTCTTCAATGTCGAGTAAGGTTGGATTGTTACCAGTCCTCCCTCCTCACAGAACCGTGCTTGAAAGTTTCCCTTCACACGGCTCTTGTCATGTTCACAAGTAAAAGTTACTTGTTTAGCCGACTCTCTCCTGAATGGGTGTGTTTGTGACAAGGTTTATGTAAATGTATTAGATTTTTAGGGTCATTATTACCCCCTTCCTTTACTGGAATTTTGTGATGAGTATCTATTTCTTCCCCATTGAAAAGGGGTTCACCACATACGGGACATATCCATCCTTGGTTTTTGGCTACTAAATCATATTTAGAGCCTTTTGCCCAAAGTTTCTTGCCCATACTTAGATTTCTATCTCTCCAGTATTTGATTAGGGTTGGGTCGTCGGGGCTATTATTCCCTTTGACTTTGATATGTCGGATGATGGGTATCTCTTTTTGTATGTTGCAAAGTGTTACAGTTTTCGATTTACCTTGCCTATTGATTCCTTCAGTTATAAATGTCCATTTTTGTCCATTTATTCGCTTGAAGTATCTGTCATAAACCCATTTTTTTCCTTTTTTAGGATGCCTTCTTTTTGCCCATCTCCATAGGTATTGCCATGTCCTGTGCTGGACGTAGCTAAATATGTCTTTACTTACATATCCCCTGTAATAATTAGCAAAACCTCGGAGCATAGGATTCAGTTTGAGGATTAATTTTTCTTGTGTCCACGATTTGCTTGATTTAATTACTCGCCCTATTTCTTTGCAGAATTGTAGGACTTTTTCCTTCTGTGGTTTGATTAGTGTTTTGCCTTTATATTGGCGAATATTTACCCCTAGAAAGTTAAATCCTTCACTTACGTGAACAATTCGTGTTTTTTCTTTATTAATTCTCAGTCCTCTGGATTCTAACCATTCTTTGATGATTTTTAATCCTTCCTCTAAATCTTCTCTTTTCTTAGCTGTAACAGACTGAAATTATAATCACTCCGACCTGAAATCATCGGCAGAATCAGCCCACATTAAGGGTCTTGCACACTTTTGGTGATCTGACGAAAAAAGGCGATCGCTATGACCAAAAATAGCAAGAAAGAAAGATTTTGTGAGTAAATGATATAAGAGCTAAAAAAGCGGTTATTTATGTCAGAAAATCAGTCCCTGAACAATTCTTCTTTACTACAATATTTACTGCCTGATTTTTTTGTCTCAAGATAACATCTTGGTCAATCAGTGAGACAGAAAATAAACTGACAATACAAGTCAAAACCAAAAATCTACAAGCAGTTTGTCCAATTTGTAACTCAATAAGCAATCGCATTCATAGTTCGTATAAGCGATCGCTATTAGATGTATCTTGGGGGAACTATCAAGTCTGCTTGAAGATTTCAACTCAGAAATTATTCTGCTCTAATTCAAATTGCAAGCGTCGGATTTTTACTCAACGATTGCCTAAAATAGCTGCGCCTTGGGCAAGACGAACAGAAAGATTGAATATTCAACTTACCAAAGTAGGTTTAGCACAGGGAGGATTACCAGGCTCTCGTTTGACTCAGCATCTTGGAATAACGATTAGTCGTCAGACCTTGCTTAGATTGGTGATGAAGATGCCACCACCATCTCATTCTGTACCCAGAGTTTTAGGTGTGGACGATTGGGCATATCGCAAACGTCACACCTACGGAACTATTTTGGTAGATTTGGAAACTCGTCAACCAATAGAATTGCTCTCAGACCGCACAGCTAACACTTTAGCCGAATGGTTACAAGAGCATCCTGGAGTTGAAATCATCTCCAGAGATAGAGCCAAAGCTTATCAAGAAGGAGCATCAAGAGGATGTCCAGAAGCCATTCAGGTAGCAGACCGCTTTCACCTACTACAAAATTTAGCTCAAATGTTAGAAGTAGTATTAAATCAACATCGAACATTGCTGAAAAATGTGGAAGATGATACTAATAATTGTCCGATTGTTGAAGACGAAAAAATTGTAGCTCAACCTATTAAACTTCCCCCAAATCCTGTAAAAGCCCTTAAACTTGCTGAAGTAAGACGAGAGAAAAGAAAAGAAAAATACGACCAAGTGTGGGCTTTACACAAAAAAGGTCATGGGGGAAAAGCAATTGCTCACCATTTAGGAATTGGAAAAAGTACAGTTTTTCGTTATCTTCGTAGCCCAAAGTTTCCTGAAAGGAAGGGACGAAGTGATAAAGGACATGGTAAAGTTTCTCCCTACAAAAAATATCTTCTAGAACGATGGAATTCTGGGTTTCACGATACACAAAAACTCTATGCTGAAATTAAAGAACAGGGTTATGAAGGAAGCTATGTCACTTTAGCTCGATATACTCACCGTCTGCGTGAAGCACAGGGACTTAAACCAAGAGAAAAAACCAGTAAACCATTGCCTCTTGTGTTTGAACCGAAAAAATCACTGATGACTGTACGTCAAGCAGTATGGCTAATTCTGCGTCATAGCATCAATCAAAACAAAGCTGAAACTGAAGCCATTGAATTATTGAAAAAACAACATCCCGATCTTAATACGGGAATCTCTTTGGCAATAGATTTTGCCGATTTGGTTCGTCGAAAACAACCTGATTTATTAGCCAAATGGTTAGAAAAAGCCGAATCGAGTGCAATCAGAGCTATAACTGGTTTTGCTACCAAATTAAAAGACGATTTAGATGCAGTTAGAAATGGAATCACTTATGAATGGAGTAATGGACAGGTTGAAGGTCAAGTGAATCGACTTAAGATGTTGAAAAGGCAAATGTATGGTCGTGCCAGTCACGAACTACTCAAGAAAAGATTTTTGTGTCCTGTTTAATCGGCTCGCGATCGCCTTTTTTCGTCAGATCACCAAAAGTGTGCAAGACCCTTAATTTGACTCCAATCTTCTAACTGTTCATTATGTCCATTTACTTTTTCAAGTATCAAACTTTTCATAATGTTCGTCTTTCAATCTTGACTTATCTTTCGTACATGACAGGAAGAAGTCTGCTATTCCTTTCGGTCAAGGGCAAATTTTGAACCCTTATCTGTTTCATTACAAAACAGCATTCGCTTTTTCTTCCTTCCTCTGCCCTCCAGAGAATTCCGCTTTGATTACTCTCAGCCTACTGATTGTACAGACTCTGTAGGGTTTACCTTGTTGATTAACTTGATGTTTGGTCAGTGGTTAGGATGGATAGCTATTTCGCGGTGGGAATTGTGTTTTCGCCCAGTGACAATCATGGAATGTCACTGTCACCCACTTACCTTTTGGTTAGAGCCTATCAAGGTCGTTTGGCTCTTTACAACATAACGCGATTTAGTCGCTATCTTAGACTACGTTCATCTTTCCATTGCTTCCCTCTCGCTCCTAAACAAGTGACCTTCTTGTTTTTGGCTACTTTTAGCACCTGCTTTCCACGAATTTCATTACTTACTCTTCATGTGGCGTACCGCGTTTTTATTCGCGGATTCCTCTACGAGGGTATGGGGCGAAAAACCCATAAGGAACTGTTTTCCCGTATCAAGTTATCAGTTCAAGTCACACCCAAGAATATTGTTCTTTTAACGTTTGATAATTTTGCTGCGTTGTACGTTCAACCATATCTATAGCCGATGTCAAATCTTTAGTCACGCCAGTTAAGACAGCAGCACTAATTGGAACTGAACTTTCAATTAACGTAAGCAAACTGGCGATACCACCTGCTGAAAAACCAAATATTCCAATTCCCAACTGCGGATCGATTCTCAATTCTGCTTGCAATTGACTAACGATTTCGGGTAGCTTTTGTAGGGCTGGTTCAATTGTAGGTAGCAGCAGTCGTAAAACATAATCTTCTAACTGTCGCTGCATCAACTCTTCTATCTTACCTGCTTTGATTAAATCTCCAAACAAAGGTAATTCAGGATAAGCTTTCCAAGCCTGTACTTCTTCTAAAGGTAAGGTTTTGGCTAACATTGCTTCACTACTTGGTGTACCGAAACCATGCCAAAGAATAATCAACGGCGCTGGACGATCCAAGTTGGCAGGAGGCTTTACTATAACAGGAGTGTCTGCTAAGTTCAGTGATTTGATGTTAGACATGATTATCTTTGATTAGATGTAAAAGGGTGGTGAACTTCTTTCTCAATCTTAAGAAAAAAAGACGATATATCTAAGAAATGATAGATTAAAGATTTAAGAATTGATTGTATTGGTGAACGAAAAACCAAATAGCTCCAATATGATTCTCAATCTTTAGGTATCGCCTACACGAACTCCCACAATTTCCTTAGTTTTGGCATCTAAAGGCAACCAAATCCATTGTTTAAACGTTTCATAACTTAACTCAGTTACATTGATCGCTTTAAAATTTAAACTATTCTCGGTAAATAAATAGCAGTCGCGCCTAAAATACCCGCAACAATCAGATAATAAGTCAGGGGTAATAATACTCGGCGAATTAGCAATCCTTCACAACCTCTTAAGCCCACAGTAGCCGAAGCAGCAACCACAT
Proteins encoded in this window:
- the petC gene encoding cytochrome b6-f complex iron-sulfur subunit → MEGSLPIESPSMSRRQLLNFLTGAVVAATAGAALYPVGKYFIPPSEVGEDGSIIAKDINGNIIPAGQILAEPPGTRALVAGLAGEPTYLTVREDGTLHPWGIVDNCTHLGCTFPWNPNDEQFQCPCHGSRYDPEGRVVRGPAPLPWQLTRVNVEGDYIRISPWTETDPRTGEKPWWV
- a CDS encoding NAD(P)/FAD-dependent oxidoreductase, giving the protein MKNFNYDVVIIGGGPAGCTCALYTARYGLKTVLLDKNPAAGALAITHKIANYPGVRGVVSGNELLRWMREQAVEFGADYKQAQVFSLDLGGTQKKVYTPEGTFIGKVLVLASGAMGRIASIPGEQEYLGRGVSYCATCDGAFMRNRDVVVVGTSEEAIDEAQVLTQFASTVHWVASKDPTKMNGRCQELLNCSSVKLWSKARLEAILGNESGVTSVEVIQRGQNTNQILPVEGVFVYLQGAKPIIDFLEGQVELKSDGGVKVDEMMQTTIPGIWAIGDIRNTPYKQAVVAAADGCIAAMSIDQYLNQRQSVKPDWS
- a CDS encoding OsmC family protein codes for the protein MATIKRTATAVWNGNFKSGDGRINTISGVLQETPYSFTTRFEGSPGTNPEELLAASHAACYSMAFALTLSNKGYQPTNIHTRAVCTLEPQAGGGFKITKIRLETQGQIRDVDADNFQQMAREAEAVCVISNALRQGVEIELDASLA
- the psbA gene encoding photosystem II q(b) protein, which produces MTTTIQRRPEFDFSPIWERFSRWITSTDNRIYLGWFSLLMIPTLLVATIVFAIAFVAAPPVDIDGIREPVIGSLLGGNNIATAAVVPTSAAIGLHFYPLWSASSVAEWLYNGGPYQLIILHFLIGIWAYLGRLWELSYRLGIRPWIAVAFSAPAAAATAIFLVYPIGQGSFSSGMPLGITGTFNFMLALQADHNVLMHPFHMLGVAGVFGGALLSVMHGSLVTSSLIRETTEAESANKGYQFGQEQATYNLLAGHVGYLGRLLIPSLSFRNSRSVHFLLAALPTIGIWFAAVGIGTIAFNLNGFNFNQSILDSSGRVIPTDADLLNRANLGIQAMHAPNTHNFPKLL
- a CDS encoding DUF4079 domain-containing protein; amino-acid sequence: MNFEIPETIKTWSQFFHPLVMWILFFTAIYALYLGWQVRRTRNAPKELRKELVKQNFSNRHHRVGSILLAFMVIGALGGMAVTYINNGKLIVGPHLFVGLGMVGLIATSASLVPYMQKGNEVARYSHISLNAILLALFSWQAITGVQIVQKIISNL
- a CDS encoding alpha/beta hydrolase family protein, with protein sequence MSNIKSLNLADTPVIVKPPANLDRPAPLIILWHGFGTPSSEAMLAKTLPLEEVQAWKAYPELPLFGDLIKAGKIEELMQRQLEDYVLRLLLPTIEPALQKLPEIVSQLQAELRIDPQLGIGIFGFSAGGIASLLTLIESSVPISAAVLTGVTKDLTSAIDMVERTTQQNYQTLKEQYSWV
- a CDS encoding HNH endonuclease, translated to MGKKLWAKGSKYDLVAKNQGWICPVCGEPLFNGEEIDTHHKIPVKEGGNNDPKNLIHLHKPCHKHTHSGESRLNK
- a CDS encoding class I SAM-dependent methyltransferase; the encoded protein is MNLSPIQKRLFAWGMAKANAADDYEIKLINCPEYKSLGELKQALLGNLQHKVLEIGPGAGANLPYYPNNIHWIGVEPNVYMYPYLKREAQQQGLLNIELHQGTAEDLPVEDESIDTVVSTHVLCSVNQVYRSLQEIKRILKPGGDFIFIEHIAGECGTWTRRIQDGIEPVWKTLFDNCHPNRKTGEILQQIGLETVNYYEFQLAFPIVSPHIAGIVRKKINNRSF
- a CDS encoding NifB/NifX family molybdenum-iron cluster-binding protein — protein: MKIAVASQNRINITSHTGKCRNFWIYEVNSQEILNKKLLQLSKEESFLNSFPHIPQALNNIQVLISGGIGCGLMNRLEEQGIEGIVTSEREPDLAVITYLESSLVRKLSQPRNRQRRYNRRRDRSQHLHGHAYHLPTINLGKTV
- a CDS encoding ISL3 family transposase, giving the protein MQVKTKNLQAVCPICNSISNRIHSSYKRSLLDVSWGNYQVCLKISTQKLFCSNSNCKRRIFTQRLPKIAAPWARRTERLNIQLTKVGLAQGGLPGSRLTQHLGITISRQTLLRLVMKMPPPSHSVPRVLGVDDWAYRKRHTYGTILVDLETRQPIELLSDRTANTLAEWLQEHPGVEIISRDRAKAYQEGASRGCPEAIQVADRFHLLQNLAQMLEVVLNQHRTLLKNVEDDTNNCPIVEDEKIVAQPIKLPPNPVKALKLAEVRREKRKEKYDQVWALHKKGHGGKAIAHHLGIGKSTVFRYLRSPKFPERKGRSDKGHGKVSPYKKYLLERWNSGFHDTQKLYAEIKEQGYEGSYVTLARYTHRLREAQGLKPREKTSKPLPLVFEPKKSLMTVRQAVWLILRHSINQNKAETEAIELLKKQHPDLNTGISLAIDFADLVRRKQPDLLAKWLEKAESSAIRAITGFATKLKDDLDAVRNGITYEWSNGQVEGQVNRLKMLKRQMYGRASHELLKKRFLCPV